A part of Miscanthus floridulus cultivar M001 chromosome 6, ASM1932011v1, whole genome shotgun sequence genomic DNA contains:
- the LOC136459348 gene encoding RING-H2 finger protein ATL66-like, protein MAAQEALRWRYGDVDDGNFTVRGRGVPVLVALFGVLVCFVAVCLYLRWTCHRYNGRLIAATAPLAAATACFPVAGLDDAAIAGLAVTLYRPGAGAGAGAGAADDDAAQQQCCSICLGEFQEGDKVKALPRCGHGFHPECVDAWLRARASCPLCRDTLLAAAVATKPDNAVGNEAV, encoded by the coding sequence ATGGCAGCGCAGGAGGCGCTTCGGTGGCGCTACGGCGACGTGGACGACGGCAACTTCACCGTGCGCGGCCGCGGCGTGCCGGTCCTCGTGGCGCTCTTCGGCGTCCTCGTCTGCTTCGTCGCCGTCTGCCTCTACCTCCGATGGACGTGCCACCGCTACAACGGCCGCCTCATCGCGGCGACGGCGCCgctggccgccgccaccgcctgttTCCCAGTGGCGGGCCTCGACGATGCCGCGATCGCGGGCCTGGCCGTGACGCTGTACCGGcctggcgccggcgccggtgcgggtgcgggtgcggcggACGACGACGCGGCACAGCAGCAGTGCTGCTCCATCTGCCTCGGCGAGTTCCAGGAGGGCGACAAGGTGAAGGCGCTGCCGCGGTGCGGGCACGGCTTCCACCCGGAATGCGTGGACGCGTGGCTACGGGCGCGGGCAAGCTGTCCTCTGTGCCGGGACACGCTTCTCGCCGCCGCGGTAGCCACCAAACCAGACAACGCCGTCGGAAACGAAGCTGTCTGA